In Streptomyces sp. NBC_01439, the following are encoded in one genomic region:
- a CDS encoding carboxylesterase family protein, which produces MRVARYPVAKYGSPYLALSAVMTDSTFACHTAWTAQLFAAQVPTYVYEFDDPASPTLAGAQVPGLDESNAHSAELAYLYDFTMGERPLTPVQVALGNRMKRYWAAFARFGAPVVAGQAPWPAAGPGAATVLTLGPVATRPSTSFAAEHGCTFWRTRPPRPL; this is translated from the coding sequence ATCCGGGTCGCACGGTATCCGGTCGCGAAGTACGGTTCGCCGTACCTGGCGCTGTCCGCGGTCATGACGGACTCGACCTTCGCGTGCCACACCGCGTGGACGGCGCAGCTGTTCGCAGCCCAAGTGCCGACGTACGTCTACGAGTTCGACGACCCGGCCTCTCCGACGCTCGCGGGCGCACAGGTGCCGGGCCTGGACGAGTCGAACGCGCACAGTGCGGAGCTGGCCTATCTGTACGACTTCACGATGGGCGAGCGCCCGCTGACGCCGGTGCAGGTCGCGCTCGGGAACCGGATGAAGCGCTACTGGGCGGCGTTCGCCCGCTTCGGCGCGCCCGTGGTGGCGGGCCAGGCCCCGTGGCCGGCGGCCGGTCCCGGAGCAGCCACGGTGCTCACCCTCGGCCCGGTCGCGACGCGGCCGAGCACCTCCTTCGCAGCGGAGCACGGTTGCACGTTCTGGCGGACCCGGCCTCCCCGGCCGCTCTGA
- a CDS encoding sigma-70 family RNA polymerase sigma factor — protein sequence MAGPLWPRTRRGSTDEALIKSVYEEHGHALLAYATRLTGDRAAAEDVVQETLIRAWRHSEVLVNGKGSVRGWLLTVARNIITDRYRAKAARPPEVSGASSAPPVEADHADSVVDSMTVLGALDQLSPEHRDVLKELYYRQLSVAEAADSLGIPAGTVKSRSHYALKALRDVFKSDGFRDIGSREGKRSGRPPQQPAGLREVVA from the coding sequence ATGGCCGGACCACTGTGGCCCCGCACTCGGCGGGGCTCGACCGATGAGGCACTGATCAAGTCGGTGTACGAGGAGCACGGCCACGCCCTGCTCGCGTACGCCACCCGGCTGACCGGAGATCGGGCCGCCGCCGAGGACGTCGTACAGGAAACGCTGATCCGCGCCTGGCGCCACTCCGAGGTGCTGGTCAACGGAAAGGGCTCGGTGCGCGGCTGGCTGCTCACCGTGGCCCGCAACATCATCACCGACCGCTACCGGGCCAAGGCCGCCCGGCCGCCGGAGGTTTCGGGAGCCTCGTCCGCTCCCCCGGTGGAGGCGGACCACGCCGATTCCGTGGTGGACAGCATGACGGTCCTGGGGGCCCTCGATCAGCTGTCGCCGGAACACCGCGACGTCCTGAAGGAGTTGTACTACCGACAGCTCAGCGTCGCGGAGGCGGCCGACAGCCTCGGCATCCCGGCGGGTACGGTCAAATCTCGTTCGCACTACGCCCTCAAGGCGCTGCGCGACGTCTTCAAGAGCGACGGATTCAGGGACATCGGTTCCAGAGAAGGAAAGCGATCGGGCAGGCCGCCCCAGCAGCCCGCCGGACTGCGTGAGGTGGTGGCATGA
- a CDS encoding serine hydrolase domain-containing protein yields MRRFPALSLTTAALVLGVVAPAQAATAGPPAPLDRAALREAIAVRPGDGAAGVVAEVHKNGQTWRGASGDIVTGRRVSPDAHFRIGSISKPMEAVILLQLSAEGRVDLDRSVQHYLPGLLPEDRFEEPISVRQLLNHTSGLPQDFEGAPPTSPDEDIDRRLDYVTFDEVIRQTLRPEGRPAPGPRFHPGTRQEYNSFGYRVAGKLIEEITGHSYQYEVTARILKPLKMRETRAAAPGRSTPVPRPYLPGYQPKGNGELVDVNVQGGLPASMTSTTGDLDRFISGLFDGRLLRPAQAAELFTVPKGIDGKPLPYANDANCNTGPGRGTACFSVGLMSVPLPDGSVLWGKTGSDPGYRSGVFASRDLDRRAVYSVGTSSSLNSFPAVAQRLALTAFGS; encoded by the coding sequence ATGCGCCGTTTCCCGGCCCTGTCCCTGACCACCGCCGCCCTGGTGCTCGGAGTCGTCGCCCCCGCGCAGGCCGCCACCGCCGGGCCCCCCGCGCCCCTGGACCGTGCCGCCCTGCGCGAGGCGATCGCCGTGCGCCCGGGCGACGGTGCCGCCGGGGTGGTGGCCGAGGTGCACAAGAACGGGCAGACCTGGCGGGGTGCGTCCGGGGACATCGTCACCGGTCGGCGCGTCAGCCCCGACGCCCACTTCCGGATCGGCAGCATATCCAAGCCCATGGAAGCGGTGATCCTGCTCCAGCTGTCGGCCGAGGGCCGCGTCGACCTGGACCGGAGCGTCCAGCACTACCTGCCCGGGCTGCTGCCGGAGGACCGGTTCGAGGAGCCGATCAGCGTACGGCAGTTGCTCAACCACACCAGCGGCCTGCCCCAGGACTTCGAGGGCGCCCCGCCCACCTCGCCGGACGAGGACATCGATCGGCGCCTCGACTACGTCACCTTCGACGAGGTGATCCGGCAGACGCTCCGCCCGGAAGGCAGGCCGGCACCCGGCCCGCGCTTCCACCCCGGTACGCGGCAGGAGTACAACTCCTTCGGCTACCGCGTCGCGGGCAAGCTCATCGAGGAGATCACCGGGCACTCCTACCAGTACGAGGTGACGGCCCGCATCCTGAAGCCGCTGAAGATGCGGGAGACCCGGGCCGCCGCGCCGGGCCGCAGCACGCCCGTGCCACGGCCCTACCTGCCCGGCTACCAGCCGAAGGGCAACGGCGAGCTGGTCGACGTCAACGTGCAGGGCGGGCTGCCCGCCAGCATGACGTCCACCACGGGTGACCTGGACCGCTTCATCTCCGGCCTGTTCGACGGCCGACTGCTGCGCCCGGCCCAGGCCGCGGAGCTGTTCACGGTGCCGAAGGGCATCGACGGCAAGCCGCTGCCGTACGCCAACGACGCGAACTGCAACACCGGTCCCGGCAGGGGTACGGCCTGCTTCAGCGTCGGACTGATGTCCGTACCGCTGCCCGACGGCTCGGTCCTGTGGGGCAAGACGGGGTCCGACCCGGGGTACAGGAGCGGTGTCTTCGCCTCCCGTGACCTCGACCGGCGCGCGGTCTACTCGGTGGGTACCTCGTCCTCCCTCAACAGCTTCCCGGCGGTGGCCCAGCGCCTGGCCCTGACCGCCTTCGGCAGCTGA
- a CDS encoding DMT family transporter: protein MGVVLPVLFALFAAFSNALATVLQRRAALTVPQSDGFRPGLVLDLLRRPLWIGGILAVIAAGAGQALALATGALALVQPLFVLELPLALLIASLMTRQRLPRALWLAVAGVVAGLGVALVAASPMGNRTDVPPERWVVALAACAVVVAALAVAGLRLPPGRARAGCLGAATAVCYALTAALMKSAVHVLDDDGFVAFLTTWETYAFGATGICALLLLEHAMQGGPLVASQPALTLGDASISIALGVVLYEEHLRSGWWLLPQLLGITLICAGVLALARAGEGAP, encoded by the coding sequence ATGGGCGTCGTCCTGCCGGTCCTCTTCGCGCTGTTCGCGGCCTTCAGCAATGCGCTCGCCACGGTGCTCCAGCGGCGCGCCGCGCTCACCGTGCCGCAGAGCGACGGCTTCCGCCCCGGCCTGGTCCTCGATCTGCTGCGGCGTCCGTTGTGGATCGGCGGCATCCTGGCCGTGATCGCGGCCGGGGCGGGGCAGGCCCTGGCGCTGGCCACCGGCGCGCTGGCCCTCGTACAGCCGCTGTTCGTGCTGGAGCTGCCGCTCGCGCTGCTGATCGCCTCGCTGATGACGCGGCAGCGGCTGCCGCGGGCGCTGTGGCTGGCCGTGGCGGGGGTGGTGGCGGGGCTCGGGGTCGCGCTCGTGGCCGCCTCGCCCATGGGCAACCGGACCGACGTGCCGCCCGAGCGCTGGGTGGTGGCCCTGGCGGCGTGCGCGGTCGTCGTGGCCGCCCTGGCCGTGGCCGGACTGCGCCTGCCGCCCGGCCGGGCCAGGGCCGGCTGTCTCGGTGCGGCCACCGCCGTCTGCTACGCGCTCACCGCCGCACTGATGAAGTCCGCGGTGCACGTCCTCGACGACGACGGTTTCGTCGCCTTCCTGACGACCTGGGAGACGTACGCCTTCGGGGCGACCGGCATCTGTGCCCTGCTCCTGCTGGAACACGCCATGCAGGGCGGCCCGCTGGTCGCGTCGCAGCCCGCGCTGACCCTCGGCGACGCGAGCATCAGCATCGCGCTGGGGGTGGTGCTGTACGAGGAGCACCTGCGGTCGGGCTGGTGGCTGCTCCCCCAGCTGCTGGGCATCACCCTGATCTGTGCGGGCGTACTGGCGCTGGCCCGGGCCGGGGAGGGCGCGCCGTGA
- a CDS encoding DUF7873 family protein — MPKLNQIIAVEKGVKSKSLQELTQAHHDVQKPALLAGISRTYQPKDEEGEQLPPESTRVQVKAEDVLRATAGTLTRLFDVTATKDWANRTAAADVVVDGTVLLAQVPVPYLLFLEKQLTDMHTFVRKLPVLDASESWNLDPSTDSWKTDAVRTIRTKKVPRNHVKAEATEKHPAQVEVYYEDVPVGYWTTVKFSGALPARRVNELIDRVEKLQQAVKFAREEANSAEVTDQRVGDAVFGYLFR; from the coding sequence GTGCCGAAGCTGAATCAGATCATCGCAGTGGAAAAGGGCGTCAAGTCCAAGTCCCTCCAGGAGCTCACCCAGGCTCACCACGACGTCCAGAAGCCCGCCCTGCTGGCCGGAATCTCCCGGACCTACCAGCCCAAGGACGAGGAGGGCGAGCAGCTGCCGCCCGAGTCCACCCGGGTGCAGGTCAAGGCCGAGGACGTGCTGCGGGCGACGGCGGGAACCCTGACGCGGCTGTTCGACGTAACGGCGACCAAGGACTGGGCCAACCGCACCGCGGCCGCCGACGTCGTCGTGGACGGGACGGTCCTGCTGGCTCAAGTGCCCGTGCCGTACCTGCTCTTCCTGGAGAAGCAGCTCACCGACATGCACACCTTCGTGCGGAAGCTGCCGGTACTGGACGCCTCCGAATCCTGGAACCTGGACCCGTCCACGGACTCTTGGAAGACGGACGCGGTGCGCACCATTCGCACCAAGAAGGTGCCGCGCAACCACGTGAAGGCCGAGGCCACCGAGAAGCACCCGGCCCAGGTCGAGGTGTACTACGAGGACGTGCCGGTCGGGTACTGGACGACCGTGAAGTTCTCCGGTGCGCTGCCCGCCCGGCGGGTCAACGAGCTGATCGACCGCGTGGAGAAGCTCCAGCAGGCCGTCAAGTTCGCCCGCGAGGAGGCCAACAGCGCCGAGGTCACCGACCAGCGGGTCGGCGACGCGGTGTTCGGCTACCTGTTCAGGTAG
- a CDS encoding ATP-grasp domain-containing protein: MRLCFLVEEHYRHDGMPNEVIRQLTAWGHRVDVVRPGGSLLRMTEVVDAGAHDAWVLKTVSGGPGLTLLEAAAAAGTTTVNDARSIRGVRDKALAAALGRGRGLPLPPTYAVARPELLREVPAAEYPLVVKPADGSSGRAVHLVSSPERLESLLPVLAGEGLLIAQPYVPNSGTDIKVYAVGGELFATERCSPLHPDPSVRERRVPLSAEVAAIAAQVGAVYGLDLYGVDVLLGPDGPVVVDVNDFPSFRQVPDAAARVARAVLELARAGGCAQQPAPVALPYPLPLSIPAQISAVGGDGA; encoded by the coding sequence ATGAGGCTCTGCTTCCTGGTGGAGGAGCACTACCGCCACGACGGCATGCCGAACGAGGTGATCCGGCAGCTGACCGCGTGGGGGCACCGGGTGGACGTCGTACGGCCCGGCGGCTCGCTCCTGCGCATGACCGAGGTGGTGGACGCGGGTGCCCACGACGCGTGGGTCCTCAAGACGGTCTCGGGCGGCCCGGGTCTGACGCTGCTCGAGGCGGCCGCCGCGGCCGGTACGACCACCGTCAACGACGCCCGGTCGATCCGGGGCGTACGGGACAAAGCGCTGGCCGCCGCCCTCGGGCGCGGCCGGGGGCTCCCGCTGCCGCCGACGTACGCCGTGGCCCGCCCCGAGTTGCTCAGGGAGGTCCCGGCCGCGGAGTACCCGCTCGTCGTCAAGCCCGCCGACGGCAGCTCCGGGCGGGCCGTGCACCTGGTGTCCTCGCCGGAGCGGCTGGAGTCGCTGCTGCCCGTGCTCGCGGGCGAGGGCCTGCTCATCGCCCAGCCGTACGTGCCCAACTCGGGCACGGACATCAAGGTGTACGCGGTCGGCGGGGAGCTGTTCGCGACCGAGCGGTGCTCGCCGCTGCACCCGGACCCCTCCGTGCGGGAGCGCCGCGTACCGCTGTCGGCCGAGGTGGCGGCGATCGCCGCACAGGTGGGGGCGGTCTACGGGCTGGACCTGTACGGCGTGGACGTGCTGCTGGGCCCGGACGGGCCGGTGGTCGTCGACGTGAACGACTTCCCGAGCTTCCGTCAGGTGCCGGACGCGGCCGCGCGGGTGGCCCGGGCGGTGCTGGAACTGGCGCGGGCGGGCGGCTGCGCGCAGCAGCCGGCGCCCGTGGCGCTGCCGTACCCGCTGCCCCTGTCGATCCCGGCGCAGATCTCGGCCGTGGGGGGCGACGGCGCGTGA
- a CDS encoding ATP-grasp domain-containing protein — MKIGLITPEPGHPLLADTTALLAPEHEVEALDPAALEDVPLPLAEVYLLKSRTPHALGLARDLERRGAAVVNSVSATALCQDRTAMAELALRAGLPFAATRTHDSLGTWAAGARPDAPVVVKSRYSRRGDLVARVDDAARLRELAREWPHEPVVVQEYAPNSGWDHKLWAIGDQVFSALRRSELSPGGRGPTRPLPLAELPSGWADLVREVGAVFALDVYGVDVIDTGGGTPLIVDINAFPGIRGQAGAPEALAALALRRAAGRHRGRRSDLA; from the coding sequence GTGAAGATCGGCCTGATCACCCCGGAACCCGGGCATCCGCTGCTGGCGGACACCACGGCCCTGCTGGCCCCGGAACACGAGGTCGAAGCCCTCGATCCGGCCGCCCTCGAGGACGTGCCGCTGCCGCTCGCCGAGGTGTACCTGCTGAAGTCGCGGACGCCGCACGCGCTGGGTCTCGCGCGCGACCTGGAACGGCGGGGAGCGGCCGTGGTGAACTCCGTCTCGGCCACCGCGCTGTGCCAGGACCGTACGGCGATGGCCGAGCTCGCCCTGCGGGCCGGGCTCCCGTTCGCCGCGACCCGTACGCACGACTCCCTCGGGACGTGGGCGGCCGGGGCCCGACCGGACGCCCCCGTGGTGGTCAAGAGCCGGTACAGCCGCCGGGGCGACCTGGTGGCCCGCGTCGACGACGCGGCACGCCTGCGGGAGTTGGCGCGGGAGTGGCCGCACGAGCCGGTCGTGGTGCAGGAGTACGCGCCCAACAGCGGCTGGGACCACAAGCTGTGGGCCATCGGGGACCAGGTCTTCTCGGCCCTGCGCCGGTCCGAGCTCTCCCCCGGCGGCCGTGGCCCCACCCGTCCCCTGCCCCTGGCGGAACTGCCCTCCGGCTGGGCCGATCTGGTGCGCGAGGTGGGCGCGGTGTTCGCGCTGGACGTCTACGGCGTGGACGTCATCGACACCGGCGGCGGAACACCACTGATCGTGGACATCAACGCCTTCCCCGGCATCCGCGGCCAGGCCGGAGCCCCGGAGGCCCTCGCGGCGCTGGCCCTGCGCCGGGCCGCGGGGCGCCACCGGGGGAGACGTTCGGATCTCGCCTGA
- a CDS encoding maleate cis-trans isomerase family protein, with translation MEAEVPAVLRARQAVVPDERFTFHSSRMRMTHVTPEQLRAMDADSDRCAVELSDARVDVLGYACLVAIMSMGLGYHRTSEQRLHARTAENGAPAPVVTSAGALVHGLHTIGAEKIVLLAPYMRPLTRTVVDYLTHEGIEVLDHRALEIPDNLDVAAHDPARLPGLARALEYADADAVVLSACVQMPSLGAIEEAEQLLGKPVVSAAVCTAHQLLRSLDLDAVAPGAGHLLSGAYARAPLPG, from the coding sequence ATGGAGGCGGAGGTCCCGGCCGTCCTCCGGGCCCGCCAGGCCGTCGTGCCCGACGAGCGCTTCACCTTCCATTCCAGCCGGATGCGCATGACCCACGTGACCCCGGAACAGCTGAGGGCCATGGACGCCGACTCCGACCGCTGCGCCGTGGAACTCTCCGACGCCCGGGTCGACGTCCTGGGCTACGCCTGCCTGGTGGCCATCATGAGCATGGGCCTCGGCTACCACCGCACCTCGGAGCAGCGCCTGCACGCCCGGACCGCCGAGAACGGCGCGCCCGCCCCGGTCGTCACCAGTGCCGGAGCCCTCGTCCACGGGCTGCACACCATCGGCGCCGAGAAGATCGTGCTGTTGGCCCCCTACATGCGCCCGCTCACGCGGACCGTCGTGGACTACCTGACGCACGAGGGCATCGAGGTCCTGGACCATCGGGCCCTCGAAATCCCCGACAACCTGGACGTCGCCGCCCACGACCCGGCCCGGCTGCCGGGTCTCGCCCGGGCGCTGGAGTACGCCGATGCCGACGCGGTCGTGCTCTCGGCGTGCGTACAGATGCCCTCGCTCGGCGCCATCGAGGAGGCCGAGCAGCTCCTGGGCAAGCCGGTGGTGTCCGCGGCCGTCTGCACGGCCCACCAGCTGCTCCGGTCCCTGGACCTGGACGCGGTGGCACCGGGGGCGGGCCACCTGCTGTCGGGCGCGTACGCGCGGGCCCCGTTGCCGGGGTAG
- a CDS encoding DUF1996 domain-containing protein, protein MGNEHRLLTLAVCLVLAGGLIAAVLGASRAAGPHAGAADGRPVASDYVDIGDVPRLPAAAPAAGSEGSAGSMVVDCGRNEQGHYNEDNLVVSPGLLGGAHHTHAYVGNLSTNALSTEASLEAAATSCAGGDRSTYYWPVLRRPDRPGTRPHEDSAGHGNVGEIVPETSVLVEFRGNPVSKVVPMPRFLRAMTGDAVAYTADTEADVRARWGCSGSPDRATTRYPRCPAGERVTRTLVFPSCWNGLDTVGVTHRSHLLFTAANGVCPKDTFPVPELRVSLAYEIPPGLNVALDSFPEQRHSPKTDHAMFVNAMTDRQMAAVVDCLNKGRACRT, encoded by the coding sequence ATGGGTAACGAACACCGGCTGCTCACTCTCGCCGTCTGCCTGGTCCTGGCCGGCGGACTGATCGCAGCGGTCCTGGGGGCGTCGCGGGCGGCCGGTCCGCACGCCGGGGCGGCGGACGGGCGGCCGGTCGCGTCCGACTACGTGGACATAGGCGACGTCCCGCGCCTCCCTGCAGCCGCTCCCGCCGCCGGGTCCGAAGGATCGGCCGGATCGATGGTGGTGGATTGCGGCCGCAACGAGCAGGGCCACTACAACGAGGACAACCTCGTGGTCTCGCCCGGCCTGCTGGGCGGCGCCCATCACACGCACGCCTACGTGGGCAACCTCTCCACCAACGCGCTGTCGACGGAGGCCTCGCTGGAGGCGGCCGCCACGAGCTGTGCGGGCGGCGACCGGTCCACGTACTACTGGCCGGTCCTGCGCCGCCCCGACCGCCCGGGCACGCGCCCGCACGAGGATTCGGCGGGGCACGGGAACGTCGGCGAGATCGTGCCGGAGACCTCGGTCCTGGTGGAGTTCCGCGGCAACCCGGTGAGCAAGGTGGTGCCGATGCCGCGCTTCCTGCGCGCGATGACCGGTGACGCCGTCGCGTACACGGCGGACACCGAGGCCGACGTCCGGGCCCGCTGGGGATGTTCGGGCTCCCCGGACCGGGCCACCACCCGATACCCGCGCTGTCCCGCGGGCGAGCGCGTCACCCGCACCCTGGTCTTCCCGAGCTGCTGGAACGGCCTCGACACCGTCGGCGTCACGCACCGCTCGCACTTGCTCTTCACCGCTGCGAACGGCGTCTGCCCGAAGGACACCTTCCCGGTGCCCGAACTGCGCGTCTCCCTCGCCTACGAGATCCCGCCGGGGCTGAACGTGGCCCTCGACTCCTTCCCCGAGCAGCGGCACAGCCCGAAGACCGATCACGCGATGTTCGTGAACGCGATGACCGACCGGCAGATGGCCGCGGTCGTGGACTGCCTCAACAAGGGCCGCGCCTGCCGGACCTGA
- a CDS encoding fumarylacetoacetate hydrolase family protein, producing MRLVSYTLDDAVVRLGAQVDDLVVDLTTLARRADVQLPPDLMSFIRAGAAAQETARGLLAAGPEAWPVEAVHRIDAVSLRAPLRPGKIIGVGLNYIEHVEESSRSLDTDKDLPPRPVLFGKPATAVTGPGQPILHNADLTTQLDWECELAVVIGRPAFRVSEEDAYEHVFGFSIVNDISARDQRRSGQWFFSKGQDSYAPFGPVVVTRDAIPDPMALDLSLRVNGVTKQKSNTRHILFPIARLIADISSGMTLEPGDVIATGSPSGVGAGMVPPEFLCPGDIVEATVEGIGTLTNPVVDAR from the coding sequence ATGCGGTTGGTCAGCTACACCCTCGACGATGCTGTCGTGCGTCTCGGCGCGCAGGTCGACGACCTCGTCGTGGACCTCACCACTTTGGCCCGGCGGGCCGACGTGCAACTGCCGCCGGACCTGATGTCATTCATCCGGGCCGGCGCGGCCGCCCAGGAGACCGCACGCGGACTTTTGGCCGCGGGCCCCGAGGCCTGGCCCGTCGAGGCCGTCCACCGGATCGACGCCGTGTCCCTGCGGGCCCCCCTGCGCCCCGGCAAGATCATCGGCGTCGGACTCAACTACATCGAGCACGTCGAGGAGTCCAGCCGCAGCCTCGACACCGACAAGGACCTGCCGCCGCGCCCCGTCCTCTTCGGCAAGCCCGCCACCGCCGTCACCGGCCCCGGACAGCCGATCCTGCACAACGCCGACCTGACCACCCAGCTGGACTGGGAGTGCGAACTCGCCGTCGTCATCGGCCGCCCCGCCTTCCGGGTGAGCGAGGAGGACGCGTACGAGCACGTCTTCGGCTTCAGCATCGTCAACGACATCAGCGCCCGCGACCAGCGCCGCTCCGGCCAGTGGTTCTTCTCCAAGGGCCAGGACTCCTACGCCCCCTTCGGCCCGGTGGTCGTCACCCGCGACGCGATCCCCGACCCGATGGCCCTCGACCTCTCGCTGCGCGTCAACGGCGTCACCAAGCAGAAGTCGAACACCCGGCACATACTCTTCCCCATCGCCCGCCTCATCGCCGACATCAGCTCCGGCATGACCCTGGAGCCCGGCGACGTCATCGCGACGGGCTCACCGTCCGGCGTCGGCGCGGGCATGGTCCCGCCCGAGTTCTTGTGCCCCGGTGACATCGTCGAGGCCACGGTCGAAGGCATCGGAACCCTGACCAACCCCGTCGTCGACGCCCGCTGA
- a CDS encoding anti-sigma factor, with translation MNRQRHEEELLGPYVLGVLDPEEIRRVEEHTSGCGQCREEVAALREMEAALGEVPDEAFLDGPPHGGDLLLQRTLRQMRGERAGDSRRRAGLAGLAVAASLAAVFWAGTQLGTGDLDTEALPVPPSPTATANPSPPPAGTKVLSATDKATGARMTVQMTPATKWVRVHAAVTGVPPGERCRLVVVSKNGTRTTAAGWVTGSQENGEAKGAALDGSAAVDPADVKAILVENESGRTFVSVPV, from the coding sequence ATGAACCGGCAGAGGCACGAGGAGGAACTGCTCGGCCCCTACGTACTCGGCGTCCTGGACCCCGAGGAGATCCGCCGGGTCGAGGAACACACGAGCGGATGCGGGCAGTGCCGGGAGGAGGTGGCCGCGTTGCGCGAGATGGAGGCGGCTCTGGGCGAGGTGCCCGACGAGGCGTTCCTCGACGGACCGCCGCACGGCGGTGACCTGCTGCTCCAGCGCACCCTGCGGCAGATGCGCGGGGAGCGGGCCGGTGATTCGCGGCGGCGCGCGGGCCTCGCGGGACTGGCGGTCGCCGCTTCGCTGGCCGCCGTGTTCTGGGCCGGTACCCAGCTGGGTACGGGCGATTTGGACACCGAGGCGCTGCCCGTGCCGCCGTCCCCGACGGCCACGGCCAACCCTTCCCCACCGCCTGCCGGGACCAAGGTGCTCTCCGCGACCGACAAGGCCACGGGTGCGCGGATGACCGTACAGATGACGCCCGCCACCAAGTGGGTGCGGGTGCACGCGGCGGTCACGGGCGTACCGCCGGGCGAGCGGTGCCGGCTGGTCGTGGTCTCCAAGAACGGCACGCGCACCACGGCCGCCGGCTGGGTCACGGGCAGCCAGGAGAACGGCGAGGCCAAGGGCGCGGCGCTGGACGGTTCGGCGGCCGTGGACCCGGCGGACGTCAAGGCGATCCTGGTGGAGAACGAGTCGGGCCGGACGTTCGTGTCCGTTCCGGTCTGA
- a CDS encoding phosphotransferase family protein yields MEKGLPATERIEQVVRLRGGWTSQMRRLDLGGPDGRRSLVLRSFVTPFYVRHAEGLLTREAAILRLLGDTDVPAATLVAVDATAQYCDHPSLLMSLLPGTVRLDERNATARAELLARQLVRIHQLPVAAAQRPRTYQAWASPEGVSPPADTRRPELWRRAVDVIRQDPPEYRGRFLHRDFHPGNVLFTGADEDLRISGVVDWVETSWGPADLDVAHCSTALALLHGVPAGMGFADRYVAAGGTLTEDHAAHLYWRLLDALGFAPDAEKVGVPWRELGRVDLTARVLTQRLEDYIHALFERYA; encoded by the coding sequence GTGGAGAAGGGGTTGCCCGCGACGGAACGCATCGAGCAGGTGGTACGGCTGCGCGGAGGCTGGACCTCGCAGATGCGGCGGCTGGACCTCGGCGGCCCGGACGGACGGCGCTCGCTCGTCCTGCGGTCCTTCGTCACGCCCTTCTACGTCCGGCACGCGGAAGGCCTGCTGACGCGTGAAGCGGCGATCCTGCGCCTGCTCGGCGACACGGACGTGCCCGCGGCCACGCTGGTGGCGGTGGACGCGACGGCGCAGTACTGCGACCACCCCTCGCTCCTGATGTCCCTGCTGCCGGGAACCGTGCGCCTGGACGAACGGAACGCCACCGCGCGCGCCGAACTGCTGGCCCGCCAACTGGTGCGCATCCATCAGCTGCCGGTGGCCGCAGCCCAGCGGCCCCGTACGTATCAGGCCTGGGCCTCTCCCGAAGGGGTGAGCCCGCCCGCGGACACCCGGCGGCCCGAGCTCTGGCGGCGGGCGGTCGACGTCATCCGCCAGGATCCCCCGGAGTACCGGGGCCGCTTCCTGCACCGGGACTTCCATCCGGGGAACGTCCTCTTCACCGGCGCGGACGAGGACCTTCGGATCAGCGGCGTCGTGGACTGGGTGGAGACCTCCTGGGGGCCCGCCGACCTGGACGTGGCGCACTGCTCGACGGCCCTCGCCCTGCTGCACGGGGTCCCCGCGGGGATGGGCTTCGCGGACCGCTACGTCGCCGCGGGAGGAACCCTGACCGAGGACCACGCCGCCCACCTTTACTGGCGCCTCCTGGACGCGCTGGGCTTCGCTCCGGACGCGGAGAAGGTCGGCGTGCCCTGGCGTGAGCTGGGCCGGGTCGACC